A single Sporosarcina sp. FSL W8-0480 DNA region contains:
- a CDS encoding nicotinate-nucleotide adenylyltransferase: protein MKKIGLLGGTFNPPHIGHLIIANEVKHALGLDEVRLMPTAIPPHKSNPTDATPEQRLRMVELAVEGTHGLSVSAFEVELGGVSYTYETIKLLKEHEPESDFYFIIGGDMIDMLPKWYKIDELVKIVHFVGVGRPGTSGKSDYPIRMVHIPEIELSSTLIRERVEAKGTIRFLVPEKVEDFIRLEGLYGNPTNY, encoded by the coding sequence ATGAAAAAAATTGGACTATTGGGCGGCACATTCAACCCTCCCCATATTGGACATCTGATTATTGCCAATGAGGTGAAACATGCTCTCGGCCTTGACGAAGTGCGGCTTATGCCGACCGCTATCCCGCCACATAAGTCGAACCCGACGGATGCAACTCCTGAGCAGCGTCTACGTATGGTGGAGCTTGCAGTGGAAGGGACGCATGGTTTGTCTGTTTCCGCATTTGAAGTCGAGTTAGGTGGAGTTTCATATACTTATGAAACGATCAAACTGTTGAAGGAACATGAGCCGGAAAGTGATTTTTATTTTATTATCGGCGGAGATATGATTGATATGCTCCCTAAGTGGTATAAAATTGATGAGCTTGTAAAAATCGTCCACTTTGTTGGGGTTGGTAGACCGGGTACGAGCGGGAAATCAGATTATCCGATCAGAATGGTTCACATACCAGAAATCGAACTTTCCTCGACACTCATTAGGGAGAGGGTTGAAGCAAAAGGTACAATTCGCTTTCTTGTTCCTGAAAAGGTGGAAGATTTTATCCGTTTGGAGGGACTCTATGGAAACCCAACAAATTATTAA
- the yqeH gene encoding ribosome biogenesis GTPase YqeH encodes MEQLKCIGCGIEIQTEDPKKEGFAPPSSLEKEEVICRRCFRLRNYNELQPVSLSGDDFLKILNGIGSKDGLIIKIVDIFDFNGSWINGLQRFVGNKDILLIGNKSDVLPKSINRNRLINWMKAEAAKLGLKPIDVLLISAHKGHGMEEAMEAIDKYRKGKDVYVVGCTNVGKSTFINRIIKNATGMGEVITTSHFPGTTLDLVEIPLDDGKAIYDTPGIINDHQIAHHLDAKDLKAITPKKELKPKVFQLNAEQTLFMGGLARFDFLKGDRSSFTIHISNELPIHRTKLENADSLYATHLGGLLSPPSGESLEKMPPLVRHEFSIKKPKMDLVISGLGWITVQHPGVVVAVHAPRGVDVVLRPSLI; translated from the coding sequence TTGGAACAACTTAAATGTATAGGTTGTGGAATAGAAATTCAGACGGAGGATCCGAAGAAGGAAGGATTTGCGCCTCCATCGTCATTGGAGAAGGAAGAAGTCATTTGTCGACGCTGTTTCCGTCTTCGCAATTATAATGAATTACAGCCGGTCTCGTTATCCGGGGATGATTTCCTTAAGATATTAAACGGTATTGGAAGCAAAGATGGCCTTATCATTAAAATCGTTGATATTTTTGACTTTAATGGCAGTTGGATAAACGGCTTGCAACGATTTGTTGGCAATAAGGATATTTTGCTCATCGGCAATAAATCCGACGTACTTCCGAAGTCAATTAACCGAAACAGGCTTATCAATTGGATGAAAGCGGAAGCCGCAAAATTGGGGCTAAAGCCAATCGATGTGTTGCTCATATCCGCACATAAAGGGCATGGAATGGAAGAGGCGATGGAGGCAATCGATAAATATAGAAAAGGAAAAGATGTCTACGTTGTCGGTTGCACAAATGTTGGAAAGTCGACGTTCATTAATCGAATCATTAAGAACGCAACAGGTATGGGTGAAGTTATAACAACATCTCATTTCCCTGGGACGACGCTCGATCTCGTTGAAATTCCTCTTGACGACGGAAAAGCTATTTATGATACGCCGGGAATTATCAATGACCATCAAATCGCCCATCATTTAGATGCCAAAGATCTCAAAGCGATCACTCCGAAAAAAGAGTTAAAGCCTAAAGTGTTCCAATTGAATGCAGAGCAAACGTTATTCATGGGAGGGCTCGCTCGGTTCGATTTTCTGAAGGGGGATCGTTCTTCCTTTACAATTCATATTTCGAATGAACTGCCGATCCATCGTACAAAGTTGGAAAATGCAGATTCATTATATGCTACGCATTTAGGCGGTTTGCTTTCACCACCAAGTGGAGAATCGCTTGAGAAAATGCCGCCACTTGTGAGACATGAATTTTCCATTAAAAAACCGAAAATGGATCTTGTCATTTCGGGTCTTGGCTGGATCACTGTACAGCATCCGGGGGTTGTTGTTGCAGTACACGCACCTCGTGGAGTTGACGTAGTGCTCCGTCCATCACTTATTTAA
- the sigK gene encoding RNA polymerase sporulation sigma factor SigK: protein MSGFVMTLVQLWVEIPAMVGYIRGQAFRRPLSKAEEADCLMRLAEGDESARDELIERNMRLVAHVVKKFHPKHEQLDDYISIGTIGLMKAVNSFTLDRKTKLATYAARCIENEILMYLRTQKKVQKDVSLFDPIGTDKDGQSLQIADLLQTEEEAPIETVQQKELKERLYRHLGKLDGRELEIIQRRYGLLDDQPMTQKDIAQQLNISRSYVSRIEKRAIVKLYQLFKHEYNE, encoded by the coding sequence ATGAGCGGATTTGTTATGACACTCGTCCAACTGTGGGTCGAAATCCCGGCAATGGTCGGCTATATCCGGGGGCAGGCATTCCGTCGCCCGTTATCCAAAGCGGAAGAAGCGGATTGTTTGATGCGATTGGCAGAAGGTGATGAGAGCGCAAGAGATGAGCTTATAGAAAGGAATATGCGCCTCGTCGCTCACGTAGTAAAAAAATTCCACCCAAAACATGAACAACTCGACGATTACATTTCCATCGGTACAATAGGGCTTATGAAAGCTGTAAACAGTTTTACACTTGACCGTAAAACGAAATTAGCGACATATGCAGCCCGTTGTATTGAAAATGAAATACTCATGTATCTACGAACCCAGAAAAAAGTACAAAAAGACGTATCGCTTTTTGATCCAATCGGGACAGATAAAGATGGGCAGTCCCTTCAAATAGCAGATCTTTTGCAAACCGAAGAGGAAGCGCCAATCGAAACCGTCCAACAGAAAGAACTGAAGGAACGGCTTTACCGCCATCTTGGAAAATTGGATGGAAGAGAGCTTGAAATCATCCAAAGAAGATATGGATTATTGGATGATCAACCGATGACCCAAAAGGACATTGCCCAGCAACTCAATATTTCAAGAAGTTATGTCTCCAGAATCGAGAAAAGGGCCATCGTCAAATTGTATCAGCTATTTAAGCATGAGTACAACGAATAA
- a CDS encoding YqeG family HAD IIIA-type phosphatase, which translates to MYKYFLPDEYVKDIFQISPDKLVEKGIKGIITDLDNTLVEWDRPEATPEITEWMKMMQDAGLQVTILSNNNHARVQTFCDPLGTPFICDARKPLAKNFKKALTMMGLKKEEVVMVGDQLMTDVLGGKRFGLHTILVVPVASSDGFVTKFNRMIERRIMARLKRLGKIEWEE; encoded by the coding sequence TTGTATAAATACTTTCTACCGGATGAGTATGTAAAAGACATTTTTCAAATTTCACCGGATAAACTTGTCGAAAAAGGAATCAAAGGAATCATTACTGATTTGGATAATACACTTGTGGAATGGGATCGACCTGAGGCGACACCCGAAATTACAGAGTGGATGAAAATGATGCAAGACGCGGGTCTTCAAGTGACGATTCTTTCGAATAATAATCATGCCCGTGTGCAGACATTCTGTGATCCGCTTGGTACACCATTCATATGCGATGCCCGTAAACCTTTGGCAAAAAACTTCAAAAAGGCACTTACCATGATGGGCCTGAAAAAGGAAGAGGTCGTAATGGTGGGAGATCAGCTTATGACGGATGTATTAGGTGGCAAACGATTTGGCCTACATACGATTCTTGTTGTTCCTGTAGCAAGCTCAGATGGTTTTGTTACAAAGTTTAACAGGATGATTGAAAGAAGAATTATGGCCAGACTCAAACGTCTTGGAAAGATTGAATGGGAGGAATAA
- the aroE gene encoding shikimate dehydrogenase → MKKWYAVIGDPIAQSMSPDMHETWFRDNGISASYIPIHVKADELEIAVTSLKRLGCNGWNVTVPHKTAIIPYIDKLDETARRMNAVNTVKVLEDGTLYGMNTDGQGFVRSLQEEYELGETIGDVLVIGAGGAASGISFALEEAGIGPITFTNRTFEKALQISLGFSSGSALSFKDAELAISKFGLIVQTTSVGMNFAQSGIPLNPSGITEGTIVADIIYNPLETEFLRLSRESGGKILNGVGMFVHQGALSFKLWTGVTPDTRKMIQSISTKLGGN, encoded by the coding sequence ATGAAGAAGTGGTATGCAGTTATCGGTGACCCAATTGCACAATCGATGTCTCCGGACATGCACGAAACATGGTTTAGGGATAACGGGATTAGCGCATCCTATATCCCGATCCATGTGAAGGCGGATGAGTTGGAAATTGCGGTTACAAGTTTAAAAAGATTAGGATGCAACGGCTGGAACGTAACAGTTCCTCATAAGACTGCCATCATTCCTTATATAGACAAATTGGACGAAACCGCAAGGCGGATGAATGCTGTCAATACGGTAAAAGTGCTTGAAGACGGTACTCTTTACGGTATGAATACTGATGGACAAGGTTTTGTCCGTTCATTGCAAGAAGAGTACGAATTAGGGGAAACTATTGGCGATGTACTTGTAATCGGGGCAGGAGGAGCGGCCAGTGGTATATCCTTTGCCCTCGAAGAAGCCGGTATCGGCCCCATCACTTTTACGAATCGAACTTTTGAAAAAGCATTGCAGATATCTCTTGGATTTTCTTCGGGTTCTGCTTTATCATTTAAGGATGCCGAATTAGCGATCAGCAAATTTGGTTTAATCGTACAAACGACATCCGTTGGCATGAATTTCGCACAAAGTGGAATTCCTTTAAATCCATCGGGAATCACCGAAGGGACAATTGTCGCGGATATCATCTATAATCCGTTGGAAACTGAATTTTTACGCCTATCTCGTGAATCGGGCGGTAAGATATTAAATGGCGTCGGAATGTTCGTCCATCAGGGGGCCCTATCATTTAAGTTATGGACAGGTGTCACCCCGGATACGCGTAAAATGATTCAGTCCATTTCAACAAAACTTGGAGGAAATTAA
- the yhbY gene encoding ribosome assembly RNA-binding protein YhbY, with product MLSGKQKSYLRSEAHHLQPIFQIGKGGLTDQIIKQIEDALEARELIKVSILQNCEEDKDEIASKLQDSNIEVVQVIGKILVLYKESKEKKRIVLP from the coding sequence ATGTTATCAGGTAAACAAAAAAGTTATTTACGTAGTGAAGCGCATCATCTTCAACCAATTTTTCAAATCGGAAAAGGCGGTTTGACGGATCAAATTATTAAACAGATTGAGGATGCACTTGAAGCAAGGGAATTGATAAAAGTAAGCATTCTTCAAAATTGTGAAGAGGATAAAGATGAGATTGCTTCAAAGCTTCAAGATTCTAATATTGAAGTTGTGCAAGTGATTGGAAAAATCCTTGTGCTTTATAAAGAATCGAAAGAGAAAAAACGGATTGTCCTTCCATAA